TGCCCGGCGAGCACCGCGCCGACCTGATGCGGCTGATCGTCATCCAGGGCGACACCGAGCCCGCCAGCGTGGAGCAGCAGCGCGTCCTCGGCCACACCGCGCCCAGCATCTACGACCTGCGCAACCTCTTCCAGGTCAACGTCGAGGAGGGCCGCCACCTGTGGGCGATGGTCTACCTCCTGCACGCCTACTTCGGCAGGCAGGGCCGCGAGGAGGCCGAGCAGCTGCTCAAGCGCAACTCCGGCGACCTCGACGCGCCCCGCATCCTCGGCGCGTTCAACGAGCGGACCACCGACTGGCTGCAGTTCTTCATGTTCACCTACTTCACCGACCGTGACGGCAAGTACCAGCTCGGCACCCTGAAGGAGTCGGCGTTCGACCCGCTGGCGCGCACCTGCCAGTTCATGCTCAAGGAGGAGGCCCACCACATGTTCGTGGGCACCACCGGCGTGCAGCGCACCCTGGAGCGCACGGCCGAGCTGATGGCGCGGCACGGCACCGCCGACATCCTCCCGCACGGCGGGATCCCCCTGGAGATCATCCAGAAGTACCTGAACTTCCAGTTCTCCGTCTCGCTGGACCTGTTCGGCTCCGAGCAGTCCACCAACGCGGGCAACTACTACACCTCGGGGCTGAAGGGCCGCTGGATGGAGGGCCGGCGCAAGGACGACCACGTGCTGCTGGAGGACACCCGCGAGCTGCGCTACGTCGAGAACGGGCGGATCAGGACCAGGACCGTGCCGATGCTCAGCGCGCTCAACCTCGACCTGCGCGACGAGTACGCCGCCGACTGCGCCCACGGCGTGCGCCGCTGGAACCAGGCGCTGCGGGACGCCGGCCTGCCCGAGCGGCTCCACCTGCCGCACGAGGGCTTCAACCGCAAGGTCGGCGTCTACGCCGGGCACCACGTCAGCCCGCACGGCGAGGTCATGGACGAGGCCGGCTGGCGGGCCCGCGCCGACGAGTGGCTGCCCACGGCCGAGGACCGCGAGCAGGTCGCCTCCCTCATGGTGCCGGAGTACGAGTACGGCAGGTTCGCGAGCTGGATCGCCCCGCCGAAGACCGGCATCAACGACCAGCCGGTCGAGTTCGACTACGTGCACCTCGCCGAGGAGGGGCTGCTCTAGTGGCGGGTGCCCGCGTGGCCGGCCATGCGCTCCCACTCGGCCTGGGCCCGCCGGTGCCACCGGTTGTGCAGGTCGTGGAAGACGGCCGCCGCCCGGGGGCCGGGCCAGGCGTGGTCGAGCAGCTCGGCGGGCAGGTCGGGGTCGAGGAAGGGGAAGCGCCGCCATTCCTGGATGAGCAGCACCTGGTTGACGAACGCCTCGCGGTCCGTCAGGACCGGCAGGCCCTCGAAGCGCTCGATGAAGGCCACGTAGCGCTTCTCGACGTCGTCGAGGTCCCAGGCCGCTGTGATGATCTTGCTGGTGTCGCCGATGCCCGCCGACGGCCCCGTCCAGGCGTAGGCGCGGTCGGCGAGGTCCAGCTCGCGGACGACCTCGCGCACCGCGGCCTCCTTGGCGGCGTCGGGCACCACCCACAGGCCCGGCGCGGGGGAGCCGAGGCCGAGCCAGGTGAGCTTGGTGCGCAGCCGGTGCCTGAGCTGCCGCTGGGTCTCGGGCACGCCCGCGGTGAGCACGAGCCAGCGCCCGTCCCACGCGTGCGGGCGGCGCATGAAGCTGTAGATGCGCTCGGCGCCCTCGCGCAGCAGCCGGTCGCCGGCCTCGGTCAGCCGCCAGCGCACCTTGCGGCCGTGCCGCTGCGACTGCAGCAGCCCCTCGGCCGCGGTGCGCGCCAGCGCCTGCCGGGCGGACTTCTCCTCCACGCCCAGGGCCGACAGGGCCTCGATCAGGCTGCCGGTCCACGTCTCGGCGCGGCGCGGCATGACGAACTCACCGAGCACGGTCAGCAGCAGCGACCTGGCGCTGGCGGACGTCCTGTCCTGCGTACGCGGCTCGCTCCCGGTCACCGCCCCCTCCTCCCGCGACGTGCCGTGACGCGCATTCTCTCAGGTCAGGCCCGCCTGCCTGACGCCACGAGCCCCGACATACTACAAATACTTGACGCTACTCGGAAATCACGTCGAACATGATGGTCCCGAACCACTCGGAGCGCGCCTTGACCGCCACCGCCGAACCGCCGCCGCAGGTCCGCTTCGCGACCTCACCGGACCGCTACCGCCACTGGACGCTGGAGGTGGACGGGGCGGTGGCCACCGTCACCCTCCGCGTGGACGAGCACGGCGGCCTCGTGCCCGGCTACGAGCTGAAGCTGAACTCCTACGACCTCGGCGTCGACATCGAGCTGTACGACCTCGTGCAACGCCTGCGCTTCGAGCACCCGGAGGTCGGGGCCGTGGTGCTGACCGGCGGGCTGGACCGCATGTTCTGCGCCGGGGCCAACATCCGCATGCTCGCCCAGTCGTCGCACGCCTGGAAGGTGAACTTCTGCAAGTTCACCAACGAGACCCGCAACGGCATCGAGGACGCCACCGAGCACTCCGGCCAGACCTGGATCGCCGCGCTGAACGGCACCGCCGCAGGCGGCGGCTACGAGCTGGCGCTGGCCTGCGACCAGATCGTCCTGGTCGACGACGGCTCCTCGGCCGTCTCCCTGCCCGAGGTGCCGCTGCTCGGCGTGCTGCCCGGCACCGGCGGCCTGACCCGCGTGGTGGACAAGCGGCACGTGCGCAAGGACCGCGCCGACGTCTTCGCCACCAGGCCGGAGGGCCTGCGCGGCCGTACCGCCGCCGAATGGGGGCTGGTGGACGCCGCCGTGCCGCGCCACGCCTTCGGCCAGGAGGTGGCCGGGCGCGCCGCGGCTGCCGTGGCGGCCTCCTCGCGTCCCGCCGGCGCGCGGGGCGTGCCCCTGACGCCCCTGGCCCGCAAGGACGACGGCGACCACCTCACCTATCCCTACCTGTCGGCCCGCCTCGACCGGGCCGGGCGCCGCGCCGAGATCACCGTGCTGGGCCCGCACGACGCCCCGCCCGCCGACCCCGCCGCCCAGGGCGCCGACTACTGGCCGCTGGCCGTCACCCGCGCCCTGGACGACCTCATCCTGCACCTGCGGACCAACGAGCCCGGCCTCGGCATCTGGGTGCTGCGCACGGCGGGCGACCCCGAGCGGGTGCTGGCCTACGACGCCCAGCTCCACGCGCTGGACGGCTGGTTCGCCGACGAGGTGCGCCACTACTACAAGCGCACGCTCAAGCGGCTCGACGTCACCAGCCGCAGCCTCATCGCCGTCATCGAGCCCGGCACCGCCTTCGCCGGGCTGCTGGCCGAGCTGGCGCTGGCCGCCGACCGGCAGTACATGCTGGAGGGCGTGTACGAGGACCGCGACGACGACGCCGTCCCCGCCACCCTCGTCCTGACCCCGTCCAACGACGGCGACCACCCGATGGGCAACGGCCTGTCCCGCCTGCGCTCCCGCTTCTGGGGCGACGACCCGGGCCTGGACGCCGTACGGGCCCGGCTGGGCGAGCCGCTGGACGCCGCAGCGGCCGCCGGCCTCGGCCTGGTCACCATGGCCCTGGACGACCTCGACTTCGAGGAGGAGTTGCGCATCGCGTTCGAGGAACGCGCCTCGCTCTCGCCCGACGCGCTGACCGGCATGGAGGCCAACCACCGCTTCGCCGGCCCGGAGACCATGGAGACCAAGATCTTCGGCCGCCTCTCCGCCTGGCAGAACTGGATCTTCACCCGGCCGAACGCCGCCGGCCCCGACGGCGCGCTGCGCCGCTACGGCACCGGCCGCAAGGGCGACTACGACCTGGAGCGGGTGTGATCGACGGCCTCGCGCTCATCGACGCGCATGTGCACGTGCCGTTGCTCGGCACCCTCAAACCCGCCTGGCTGCGCTGGGCCCGCGACTTCGGCCCCGAGGGCCTGCTCCAGGACGTCTGGGACGCAGGCGGCAGGCCGCGCCCGGCCCGCCTGGACGAGCTCTTCGCCGCGCAGGGCGTGGACGCCGCCCTGCTGTTCTGCGAGTACAGCCCGAAGACGACCGGCACGCAGCCCTTCGAGGACCTGCTGCCCATCGTCGAGCACAACCCGTCCCGCTTCCGCCCGGTCGCCAACGTCAACCCGCACCTGCACTTCCCCCTCGCCGCCGAGGTCCGGCGCCAGCTCGATCTCGGTGCCGCCGCGCTCAAGCTGCATCCGGTGCACGGCGGCTTCCGCTGCGACGACGCGGCCCTCTACCGGGCCTACCACGTGCTGGAGGAGCGCGGCGTCCCGCTCGTCGTGCACTGCGGCACCAGTACCTTCCCCGGCTCGGCCAACGAGCACGCCGACCCGCGCCTCCTCCTGCCCGTCGTCCGCGACTTCCCCGGACTGAAGATCGTGCTCGCGCACGGCGGGCGCGGCTGGTGGTACGACGCCGCGGCCTTCCTCGTCCTGGCGCACGACACCGTGTGGCTGGAGCTGTCGGGCCTGCCGCCCAAACGGCTGCCCGAGTACTACGCGCGCTTCGACCTCGTCCGCCTCGCCCGCCGCTGGATCTTCGGCACCGACTGGCCGGGCGTGCCCGGCATCGCGGCGAACGCGCGGGCCGTCGCCGGGCTGGTGCCCGGCGAGGTGGCGGCGGCGGTGCTCGCGGGCAACGCCAGGCACGTCTACGCGGGCCTGCCTCCCGCTACTTGACGCCGGAGGGCGAGCCGGCGGCACGGCGGCCGGTGTCCACGGCGGGGGCCAGCACGAAGGCGGCGGCGACGCAGGCGAGCACCACGAGCATGGCCGGGCGCAGGCCCCAGTGGTCGCCGAGGAAGCCGAGCCCCGGCGGGCCGACGAGGAAGGCGACGTAGCCGATCGTGGCCACCAGACTCACGCGGGCGGTCTGCTCGGGCCCGGTCTCCCCGGCCGCCGACAGCGCGACGGGGAAGCCCAGCGACGCGCCGAGCCCCCAGAACAGCACCGCCGCCCCGGCCAGGACGGCGTTGCCGGAGAAGATGACCAGCAGCAGGCCGAGCGCCCCCGAGGCGGCGCTGGCGCGCATGACGGCGGTCCGGCCGAACCGGTCGAGGAAGAAGGTGCCGCAGAACCGGCCGGCGGTCATGGCGGCGGCGAAGCCGGTGTAGACGAGGGAGCCGGAGGTGGCGTCCAGGCCGTGCCCGTCCACCATGAGCAGTGGCAGCCAGTCGTTGGCCGCGCCCTCGGCCAGCGCCATCGCCAGGACGATGGCGCCGATGAGCAGGAGCCGGGTGTCCCTCCAGAGCGCGGGCCGCGGGCTGCCGGGGCCGGGGTGCTCTGCGGTGCCGAGGCCGGTGCCCGCCGGGACGGAGCGGATGGCGTACAGGAGGATCGCGGCGCAGAGCAGGGTGACGGCGGCCAGGTGCCCGTGCACGGGGAAGCCGGCGGCGGTGGCCGCGATGCCCGCGCAGGCGCCGATGACGGTGCCCAGGCTGAAGCAGCCGTGCAGGGCGGGCAGCGTGGTCCTGCCGGTGATGCGCTCGACGTCGGCGCCGTCCACGTTCACGGCGACGTCGCCCGCGCCCATCCCCGCGCCGAACCCGCACAGGCCCGCCACGACCAGCGGCACGGACGACAGGAGGCTGCCGGCGCTGATGACGGCCAGGCTCGCGACGATCAGTGCGGTGCCGAGGCCGATGACGGGCCTGGTGCCGTAGCGGGAGGTGAGCCGCCCCGAGCTGAGGATGCCGAGCATGGAGCCGAGGGACAGGCCGAACAGGATCCAGCCCATCTGGCCGGTCGTGGCCTCCAGGCCGTCGCGCAGGTCCGGGGTGCGGGTGACCCACGAGGACATCGCGATGCCGGGCAGGAGGAAGAACAGGAACAACGCCTGACGGCGCCGGCGGGTGGCGAGGTCCATGTGCGTGAGCGCTCCGGGGATTTCCGATTCATGCAGCTTTATGCATGAAGGCGATCATATAGGTGGAAATATCCGGCGCGAGGGCCGAAGGGGCGCCGCTCACGAGGGGTGGGCCGCGCTCCTCGCGGGGCGGGCGCGACGGACCCACTGCAGCAGGAGCAGGGCCAGGCCGACGAACCCGTCCACCGCCAGCAGCCCCCAGTTGAGCATCGTGAACAGGTGCACCTGCCCCTGGGTGACACCGCGCAGCTGGCCGAGCCGGATGACGTCCATCCACTGGGCCGGGCTGCCGGTCAGCACCAGGGTCAGCCACACCGCGATCGTCTGCGCCGCGTCCCACAGGGCGTGCAGCAGCACCACCACGGCGTACCAGCCGAGGAGCGGCAGCAGCCGGCCGCCGCGGGCGCGCGCGGCGGTCGCGAACAGCACGCCGCCGAGCAGCGCGGTCCACAGCCCGTGCCCGACGGGGGCGAGCACCGCCCGCAACGCCTCGGTCTCGACGAGGTCGAGCAGCGACAGGCCGCCGGAGGTGAACAGCGCGTTGAAGGCGTACCCGGCGCTCTCGAACGCGGCGAAGCCGAAGCCCACGGCCGCGCCGAGCACCATGCCGTCACGGGCGGTGTAGCAGGGCAGGCGGCGGGCCAGCAGCCAGAGCACGGCCAGCTTGACGCCCTCCTCGATCGCGCCGATGGCCAGGTAGCCCCAGCCCGACAGGTGCGTGAGCAGCGCCGACTCCAGGATCGAGGCGCCCAGGACGCCGAGCACGCCGCCGTAGACGAACGCGGCGAAGATGCGCTGGGCGGTGATCACGGCGTCGGCGTGCCGGAAGGCGAAGGCGACGAACGTGACAGGCACCAGGAAGCTGCCGACCAGGATGATCGTCGGGACCAGGTTGGCGTTGCCGGTGACGAACGTGACGACCACGGTCGCCACCCACAGCGCCAGGCCGCCGAGGAAGATGCGGACCCAGCTCGGGCCGGAGCGCGCCGGCTCCGGCTCGCGGAAGTGGCGGACGTCAGGGGGGAAGGTCGCTGGTGACTGCACCGCGGGCTCCTTTCGGGAAGCGGTCGAGGCTTCCTGATCAGGATCTTCCGTACGTGCGGCGCTGTCGTCCCGGCCAGCGGCCAACCCGGCTACCTGCTGGCTGGAATCCCCGGATCCCGGCCAGCCTCCGTCACGGGCAGCCCGGCGTGCAGGGTGGTGCCCTGGCCAGGCGGGCTGTCCACGGTGAACGTGCCGCCGAGCGCCTCGACCCGGTCGGCGAGCCCGAGCAGGCCGGAGCCCGCGCCGGTGGTGGCGCCGCCGGCGCCGTCGTCGGCGATCCGCAGCCGCACCCTGCCGTCCGCCACGTGCGCCCGCACGGTCACGACGGTGGCTTCGGCGTGCTTGGCGGTGTTGGTGAGCGCCTCGGAGACCACGTAGTAGGCGGCCACCTCGACGGCCTCGGGCAGCCGGCCGGGCACGTCCACGTCCAGCTCGACCGGCACCGGGCTGCGGCGGGCCAGGGCCTTCAGCGCCGGGCCGAGCCCGGCCTCGCTGAGGATGGCGGGGTGGATGCCGCGGGAGATCTCGCGCAGCTCGTCCACCGCCTCGCCGAGGGCGTCGGCCAGCCGGTCGAGGGGCTCGGTGAGGCCGGGGCTCCGCGGCAGCGTCGCCTGGGTGGCGCGCACGTCCAGGACGAGGGAGACCAGCCGCTGCTGGATGCCGTCGTGCAGGTCGCGTTCGATCCGGCGGCGGGCCTGGTCGGCGGAGGTGACGATGCGGGAGCGGGAGGCGGCCAGCTCCGCCCGCTGCCGGTCCAGCGTGGCCGTCATGCTGTTGAAACCGCGCTCCAGGACGCCGATCTCGCCGGCCCCGCGCTCGGGGACCCGGGCCCGCAGGTCCCCGTCGGCCAGCCGCCGGGTGGCGCCGGCGAGCCGCCGTACCGGAGCGACGACCACGCGGGCCAGGTAGTGGGAGTAGGCGCCGATCAGCGCGACCGACGCGACCAGCCCGGCCACCCCCACCGCGCCGGCCCGCCACGCCGCGGCGCCGGAGCGGAGCTGCTCGGCCCTGGTCAGCGACAGCCCCGCCGCCACCAGCGTGTCGAACTCCCCGCGCAGCGCGTCCACGCGGCGCGCGCCCTCGGCGGTCCCGGCGTCACGCGCTCCGCCACCGCCGGCGCGCATGGCCCGCACCAGGGGAGCGGAGTAGTCGTCGATGTAGGAGATGCCCGCCGCCGCGATGCGCCGGGCCAGCTCACGCTGGCCGGGGTCGCCCGCCACCAGCCGCTCCAGCTCGCCCGCCTGCCCGGGGAAGGCGGCGACGGCGGCGTCCCACGGCCGCAGGTAGCTCTCCTGGCCGGTCAGGGCGAAGCCGCGCTGACCCGTCTCCATGTCGATGATCAGGCGTTCCAGCCGGTTCGCCATGGCCAGGACCT
The nucleotide sequence above comes from Nonomuraea gerenzanensis. Encoded proteins:
- the boxB gene encoding benzoyl-CoA 2,3-epoxidase subunit BoxB, which gives rise to MDLSPESRTGAAPAPAGPLSRVDYGERIPNNVDLAGDRRLQRALESWQPKFLDWWKSLGPALPTKDVYLRTAVAVGRDGWAHFEFVPMREYRWGIFLAERDPGRTVGFGKHKGEPVWQEVPGEHRADLMRLIVIQGDTEPASVEQQRVLGHTAPSIYDLRNLFQVNVEEGRHLWAMVYLLHAYFGRQGREEAEQLLKRNSGDLDAPRILGAFNERTTDWLQFFMFTYFTDRDGKYQLGTLKESAFDPLARTCQFMLKEEAHHMFVGTTGVQRTLERTAELMARHGTADILPHGGIPLEIIQKYLNFQFSVSLDLFGSEQSTNAGNYYTSGLKGRWMEGRRKDDHVLLEDTRELRYVENGRIRTRTVPMLSALNLDLRDEYAADCAHGVRRWNQALRDAGLPERLHLPHEGFNRKVGVYAGHHVSPHGEVMDEAGWRARADEWLPTAEDREQVASLMVPEYEYGRFASWIAPPKTGINDQPVEFDYVHLAEEGLL
- a CDS encoding PaaX family transcriptional regulator yields the protein MTGSEPRTQDRTSASARSLLLTVLGEFVMPRRAETWTGSLIEALSALGVEEKSARQALARTAAEGLLQSQRHGRKVRWRLTEAGDRLLREGAERIYSFMRRPHAWDGRWLVLTAGVPETQRQLRHRLRTKLTWLGLGSPAPGLWVVPDAAKEAAVREVVRELDLADRAYAWTGPSAGIGDTSKIITAAWDLDDVEKRYVAFIERFEGLPVLTDREAFVNQVLLIQEWRRFPFLDPDLPAELLDHAWPGPRAAAVFHDLHNRWHRRAQAEWERMAGHAGTRH
- the boxC gene encoding 2,3-epoxybenzoyl-CoA dihydrolase; this encodes MTATAEPPPQVRFATSPDRYRHWTLEVDGAVATVTLRVDEHGGLVPGYELKLNSYDLGVDIELYDLVQRLRFEHPEVGAVVLTGGLDRMFCAGANIRMLAQSSHAWKVNFCKFTNETRNGIEDATEHSGQTWIAALNGTAAGGGYELALACDQIVLVDDGSSAVSLPEVPLLGVLPGTGGLTRVVDKRHVRKDRADVFATRPEGLRGRTAAEWGLVDAAVPRHAFGQEVAGRAAAAVAASSRPAGARGVPLTPLARKDDGDHLTYPYLSARLDRAGRRAEITVLGPHDAPPADPAAQGADYWPLAVTRALDDLILHLRTNEPGLGIWVLRTAGDPERVLAYDAQLHALDGWFADEVRHYYKRTLKRLDVTSRSLIAVIEPGTAFAGLLAELALAADRQYMLEGVYEDRDDDAVPATLVLTPSNDGDHPMGNGLSRLRSRFWGDDPGLDAVRARLGEPLDAAAAAGLGLVTMALDDLDFEEELRIAFEERASLSPDALTGMEANHRFAGPETMETKIFGRLSAWQNWIFTRPNAAGPDGALRRYGTGRKGDYDLERV
- a CDS encoding amidohydrolase family protein; translated protein: MIDGLALIDAHVHVPLLGTLKPAWLRWARDFGPEGLLQDVWDAGGRPRPARLDELFAAQGVDAALLFCEYSPKTTGTQPFEDLLPIVEHNPSRFRPVANVNPHLHFPLAAEVRRQLDLGAAALKLHPVHGGFRCDDAALYRAYHVLEERGVPLVVHCGTSTFPGSANEHADPRLLLPVVRDFPGLKIVLAHGGRGWWYDAAAFLVLAHDTVWLELSGLPPKRLPEYYARFDLVRLARRWIFGTDWPGVPGIAANARAVAGLVPGEVAAAVLAGNARHVYAGLPPAT
- a CDS encoding MFS transporter, which codes for MDLATRRRRQALFLFFLLPGIAMSSWVTRTPDLRDGLEATTGQMGWILFGLSLGSMLGILSSGRLTSRYGTRPVIGLGTALIVASLAVISAGSLLSSVPLVVAGLCGFGAGMGAGDVAVNVDGADVERITGRTTLPALHGCFSLGTVIGACAGIAATAAGFPVHGHLAAVTLLCAAILLYAIRSVPAGTGLGTAEHPGPGSPRPALWRDTRLLLIGAIVLAMALAEGAANDWLPLLMVDGHGLDATSGSLVYTGFAAAMTAGRFCGTFFLDRFGRTAVMRASAASGALGLLLVIFSGNAVLAGAAVLFWGLGASLGFPVALSAAGETGPEQTARVSLVATIGYVAFLVGPPGLGFLGDHWGLRPAMLVVLACVAAAFVLAPAVDTGRRAAGSPSGVK
- a CDS encoding PrsW family intramembrane metalloprotease — encoded protein: MQSPATFPPDVRHFREPEPARSGPSWVRIFLGGLALWVATVVVTFVTGNANLVPTIILVGSFLVPVTFVAFAFRHADAVITAQRIFAAFVYGGVLGVLGASILESALLTHLSGWGYLAIGAIEEGVKLAVLWLLARRLPCYTARDGMVLGAAVGFGFAAFESAGYAFNALFTSGGLSLLDLVETEALRAVLAPVGHGLWTALLGGVLFATAARARGGRLLPLLGWYAVVVLLHALWDAAQTIAVWLTLVLTGSPAQWMDVIRLGQLRGVTQGQVHLFTMLNWGLLAVDGFVGLALLLLQWVRRARPARSAAHPS
- a CDS encoding CHASE3 domain-containing protein, translating into MNVGGSLPPGRGLTLRTVTAGAVLALIVGGAFAVLLVSIADLRDSWRREERSAQVLAMANRLERLIIDMETGQRGFALTGQESYLRPWDAAVAAFPGQAGELERLVAGDPGQRELARRIAAAGISYIDDYSAPLVRAMRAGGGGARDAGTAEGARRVDALRGEFDTLVAAGLSLTRAEQLRSGAAAWRAGAVGVAGLVASVALIGAYSHYLARVVVAPVRRLAGATRRLADGDLRARVPERGAGEIGVLERGFNSMTATLDRQRAELAASRSRIVTSADQARRRIERDLHDGIQQRLVSLVLDVRATQATLPRSPGLTEPLDRLADALGEAVDELREISRGIHPAILSEAGLGPALKALARRSPVPVELDVDVPGRLPEAVEVAAYYVVSEALTNTAKHAEATVVTVRAHVADGRVRLRIADDGAGGATTGAGSGLLGLADRVEALGGTFTVDSPPGQGTTLHAGLPVTEAGRDPGIPASR